A window from Pseudomonas moraviensis encodes these proteins:
- a CDS encoding DUF5629 family protein: MTAQTLLNALEHCGMVEIDGLHAFEFALDEDDNLHIECMIGREARHWEFTPAQVAAATFDETLQSWLIIGFASDTKTTGEHRLVCLGDVVSSSDDEDDDNENA, encoded by the coding sequence ATGACTGCCCAAACCCTTCTCAACGCCCTCGAACACTGCGGTATGGTCGAAATCGATGGCCTGCACGCCTTCGAATTCGCCCTCGACGAGGACGATAACCTGCATATCGAATGCATGATCGGTCGCGAAGCCAGGCACTGGGAATTCACCCCGGCGCAGGTCGCGGCGGCGACGTTCGATGAGACGCTGCAGAGCTGGCTGATCATCGGATTCGCCAGCGACACCAAGACCACGGGCGAGCATCGCCTGGTGTGTCTCGGCGACGTAGTCAGCAGCAGCGACGACGAGGATGACGATAATGAAAATGCGTAA
- a CDS encoding AAA family ATPase translates to MKILAIRLKNLASLAGPFEIDFTAEPLASAGLFAITGPTGAGKSTLLDALCLALFGAVPRLNNTGRDAKVPDADGEIATGDPRTLLRRGTGEGYAEVDFVGVDGRRYRARWEANRAREKAGGKLQASRQSLRDIDQDQLLASQKGEYKTQLEAALGLNFEQFTRAVLLAQSEFSAFLKADDNDRSELLEKLTDTALYTRLGRRAFDKTKEAREAHKLLQDQATGVTPLAPEARAELDERFNTAQQQMKAQQAQLKQLEQQHGWLKDLRLLQDAQKAASEQLQTAQQQWQALAGERVKLTRLEQLGPQRHQFARKAELDALLTPLAAQIAAHTQEHAALGERQTQLAQNLDAAKVALSQAQQRQSENAPLLRQAFEEQSTLARLIKDTASSAEARQAAEQAFKDGQSAIQALQEKQAEVAERLQRIATGLEQSVHLAPLSDAWSAYRDRLQQLMLIGNRLNKGQTELASLEQNAAHSAEQLAAHKQQLEVLFKEAGAEPDAVAEQIGLLGTLLQDNRKQLRAIEDLSRLWASQQDLDKRSAELQQRQLDAQQQRERLTQDGVKTKAELTVAEQTLSVTRELLERQRLARSASVEELRAQLQDDQPCPVCGSNEHPYHQPEALLQSLGRHDESEQANAQQVVDQLKEKLIELRGEVGGVIAQQKELLQQQEQLAAQQQALAPSLDAHPLAAQLLNQDADKRDAWLSRQNEQLNQSITQDEQRQSALLTLQQDAARLSQQLRQAEVAHQQAAQQLSHQQHELNSDRQRLEEELNAFGPLLPADTLEALRLEPAATFLQLDRQIAERLAQLEQQKEELSEQQQRQQTLEKEQDRQQLRTQQLQSVEEQFTALTEQQQSCQEKLALLIGDHTSAEHWQQQLEHAVEQARIAETSTAEELQTVRTQLVQIAAELKAQQDRLQALQAEDLALAAKIADWRANHPELDDGGLEDLLRFDDAQVAELRQTLQHNEKAIEQAQVLLQERDQRLLDHQARQDGNLDAEQLDSALAELQKQFAVSEQQCAELRAEQVEDQRRQNANQALARQIAEAYAEYQRWARLSALIGSATGDTFRKIAQAYNLDLLVHHANAQLRQLVKRYRLKRGGSMLGLLVMDTEMGDELRSVHSLSGGETFLVSLALALGLASMASSTLKIESLFIDEGFGSLDPESLQLAMDALDGLQAQGRKVAVISHVQEMHERIPVQIQVRRQGNGLSTLEVK, encoded by the coding sequence ATGAAGATCCTCGCCATTCGTTTGAAGAACCTCGCCTCGCTGGCCGGGCCGTTCGAGATCGATTTCACTGCTGAGCCGTTGGCCAGCGCCGGTCTGTTCGCGATCACCGGCCCGACCGGCGCCGGCAAAAGTACCCTGCTCGACGCTTTGTGCCTGGCACTGTTCGGCGCCGTGCCGCGCCTGAACAACACTGGCCGCGATGCCAAAGTCCCCGACGCCGACGGCGAGATCGCCACTGGCGACCCGCGCACCTTGCTGCGTCGTGGCACCGGCGAAGGCTATGCCGAAGTGGATTTTGTCGGCGTCGATGGCCGCCGCTATCGCGCACGTTGGGAAGCCAACCGCGCTCGCGAGAAGGCTGGCGGCAAGTTGCAAGCGAGCCGGCAGAGCCTGCGCGATATCGATCAGGATCAATTGCTCGCCAGCCAGAAAGGCGAATACAAAACCCAACTGGAAGCCGCGCTGGGCCTGAATTTCGAACAGTTCACCCGCGCTGTGCTGCTGGCGCAGAGCGAATTCAGCGCGTTCCTCAAGGCCGACGACAACGACCGCAGTGAGCTGCTGGAGAAACTCACCGACACCGCGCTGTACACTCGCCTGGGCCGTCGCGCTTTCGACAAGACCAAAGAAGCTCGCGAAGCGCACAAGCTGCTGCAGGATCAGGCCACCGGGGTCACGCCACTGGCACCTGAAGCGCGCGCCGAACTCGACGAGCGCTTCAACACCGCGCAGCAACAAATGAAAGCGCAACAGGCGCAGCTCAAACAGCTTGAGCAACAACACGGTTGGCTGAAGGATTTGCGTCTGTTGCAAGACGCGCAAAAAGCCGCCAGCGAACAACTGCAAACCGCGCAACAGCAATGGCAAGCCCTGGCTGGAGAGCGGGTGAAACTGACGCGTCTGGAGCAGCTTGGCCCGCAGCGTCATCAATTTGCGCGCAAGGCCGAGCTCGATGCGCTGCTGACACCACTGGCGGCGCAGATTGCCGCGCACACGCAAGAACATGCGGCCCTCGGGGAACGCCAGACGCAACTGGCGCAAAACCTCGACGCAGCAAAAGTCGCCCTGAGCCAAGCGCAACAACGCCAGAGCGAAAACGCGCCGCTGCTGCGTCAGGCATTCGAAGAACAAAGCACCCTCGCCCGCCTGATCAAGGACACTGCCAGCAGCGCCGAAGCCCGGCAAGCGGCCGAGCAAGCGTTCAAGGATGGCCAGAGCGCGATTCAGGCTTTGCAGGAAAAACAGGCTGAGGTCGCCGAGCGTCTGCAACGCATCGCCACCGGGCTTGAGCAGAGTGTGCATCTGGCGCCGTTGAGCGATGCCTGGAGCGCCTATCGCGATCGTCTGCAACAGCTGATGCTGATCGGCAACCGCTTGAACAAGGGCCAGACCGAACTGGCGTCCCTTGAACAGAACGCCGCGCACAGCGCTGAACAACTGGCTGCGCATAAACAGCAACTGGAAGTCCTGTTCAAGGAGGCCGGTGCTGAACCGGATGCGGTCGCCGAACAGATCGGCCTGCTCGGCACTTTGCTGCAGGACAACCGCAAACAGCTGCGCGCGATCGAAGACCTGTCGCGGCTGTGGGCGTCTCAGCAGGATCTCGACAAGCGCAGCGCCGAGTTGCAACAACGTCAGCTCGACGCGCAGCAGCAACGTGAACGTCTGACCCAGGACGGTGTGAAAACCAAGGCCGAACTGACCGTCGCCGAGCAGACCCTCAGCGTCACTCGCGAACTGCTCGAGCGTCAGCGGCTGGCGCGCAGTGCCAGTGTCGAAGAGTTGCGCGCGCAGTTGCAGGACGATCAGCCCTGCCCGGTCTGCGGCAGCAACGAGCATCCCTATCATCAGCCCGAAGCGCTGCTGCAAAGCCTCGGGCGCCACGATGAAAGCGAACAGGCCAATGCCCAGCAAGTGGTCGATCAGCTCAAGGAAAAACTGATCGAGCTGCGCGGCGAAGTCGGTGGCGTGATCGCGCAACAGAAAGAATTGCTCCAGCAACAGGAACAATTGGCTGCGCAGCAACAAGCCCTGGCGCCGAGCCTCGATGCGCATCCGCTGGCCGCGCAACTGCTCAATCAGGACGCCGACAAACGCGACGCCTGGCTCAGCCGCCAGAACGAGCAGTTGAACCAAAGCATCACTCAGGACGAACAACGCCAGAGCGCCCTGCTCACCTTGCAGCAGGACGCCGCGCGCCTGTCGCAGCAATTGCGTCAGGCCGAGGTCGCCCATCAGCAAGCGGCGCAACAGCTGAGCCATCAGCAACATGAGCTCAACAGCGACCGTCAGCGCCTTGAGGAGGAACTCAACGCGTTCGGCCCGCTGCTGCCGGCTGACACCCTCGAAGCACTGCGCCTTGAGCCGGCCGCGACGTTCCTGCAACTGGATCGGCAGATCGCCGAGCGTCTGGCCCAGCTCGAGCAGCAAAAGGAAGAACTGAGCGAACAGCAGCAACGCCAGCAAACCCTCGAGAAAGAACAGGATCGCCAGCAGTTGCGCACTCAGCAACTGCAAAGCGTCGAGGAGCAATTCACGGCGTTGACCGAGCAGCAGCAAAGCTGTCAGGAAAAACTCGCGCTACTGATTGGCGACCACACCAGCGCCGAGCATTGGCAGCAGCAGTTGGAACACGCGGTGGAACAGGCGCGTATTGCCGAGACCAGCACGGCTGAGGAACTGCAGACCGTACGCACGCAGCTGGTGCAAATCGCCGCTGAGCTCAAGGCGCAGCAGGATCGCCTGCAAGCACTGCAAGCTGAAGATCTGGCACTCGCCGCCAAGATCGCTGATTGGCGCGCCAACCATCCGGAACTGGATGACGGCGGCCTCGAAGACTTGCTGCGCTTTGATGACGCGCAGGTCGCCGAACTGCGCCAGACTCTTCAGCACAACGAAAAAGCCATCGAACAGGCCCAGGTCTTGTTGCAGGAGCGCGATCAGCGTCTGCTCGATCATCAGGCCCGGCAGGACGGTAATCTTGACGCCGAACAGCTCGATAGCGCCCTCGCTGAATTGCAAAAACAGTTCGCCGTCAGTGAGCAGCAGTGCGCCGAGTTGCGCGCCGAACAGGTTGAAGACCAGCGCCGGCAGAACGCCAATCAGGCGCTGGCCCGGCAGATCGCCGAGGCTTATGCCGAGTATCAGCGCTGGGCGCGGCTCAGTGCGTTGATCGGCTCGGCCACCGGCGACACCTTCCGCAAGATCGCCCAGGCCTACAACCTCGACCTGCTGGTGCATCACGCCAACGCCCAACTGCGCCAACTGGTCAAACGCTATCGGCTCAAACGCGGCGGCAGCATGCTCGGCCTGCTGGTGATGGACACGGAAATGGGCGACGAACTGCGCTCAGTGCATTCGTTGTCCGGCGGCGAGACGTTCCTCGTCTCACTGGCGTTGGCGCTCGGTCTGGCGTCGATGGCGTCGAGCACGCTGAAAATCGAATCGCTGTTTATCGACGAAGGTTTCGGCAGCCTCGATCCGGAATCGCTGCAACTGGCCATGGATGCCCTCGATGGCTTGCAGGCGCAGGGGCGCAAGGTGGCGGTGATTTCCCATGTGCAGGAAATGCACGAACGCATCCCGGTGCAGATTCAGGTGCGGCGCCAGGGCAATGGTTTGAGCACGCTGGAGGTGAAATGA
- a CDS encoding glutathione S-transferase gives MNTLYSFRRCPYAMRARMALRYADVQVEIVEVSLKDKPAQMLALSPKGTVPVLNADGVVIDESLQIMRWALAQNDPDDWLLAGDSFAALWMEKLIEGNDQIFKTALNRYKYAERYPEQPMEAYRAEGGLFLQKLDELLEGREYLLADHQSLADIALLPFVRQFAHVDREWFAQTPYVRLQAWLQRFLESELFTSIMKKSS, from the coding sequence ATGAACACGCTGTATTCGTTCCGCCGCTGCCCTTACGCGATGCGGGCGCGGATGGCGCTGCGTTATGCGGACGTACAGGTGGAGATTGTTGAGGTCAGCCTCAAGGACAAGCCGGCGCAGATGCTCGCGCTCTCGCCCAAGGGCACGGTGCCGGTGCTGAACGCCGATGGCGTGGTGATTGATGAGAGCCTGCAGATCATGCGCTGGGCGTTGGCGCAGAATGATCCGGATGATTGGTTGCTGGCCGGAGATTCATTCGCGGCGCTGTGGATGGAAAAGCTGATTGAGGGCAATGATCAGATTTTCAAAACAGCTCTGAACCGCTACAAGTATGCCGAGCGCTACCCTGAGCAGCCGATGGAAGCTTATCGGGCTGAAGGTGGATTGTTTCTGCAAAAGCTGGATGAGCTGCTCGAAGGCCGCGAATATTTGCTGGCCGATCATCAAAGCCTCGCCGACATCGCCCTGCTGCCCTTCGTCCGGCAGTTCGCTCATGTTGATCGGGAGTGGTTTGCGCAGACTCCGTACGTTCGTTTGCAAGCCTGGTTGCAGCGTTTCCTCGAATCCGAACTGTTCACTTCAATCATGAAGAAGTCGAGCTGA
- a CDS encoding exonuclease SbcCD subunit D C-terminal domain-containing protein, translated as MRLFHTSDWHLGQNLHGQERDFEHACFLEWLLRQLQLAQPDVLLIAGDIFDTVNPPVKAQERLYDFIVSAHEQQPLLTIVMIAGNHDSGSRIELPAPLMRRLRTHALGRVLWLDDGQLDAERLLLPLPNAQGEIAAWCLALPFLRPAEVTGAHLGDNYLRGIGQVHEWLIAAANAKRQPGQALIAISHAHMAGGSVSEDSERSLIIGNAEALPASLFGESISYVALGHLHKPQKVNGEERIRYSGSPIPLSFSEIGYQHQILDVVLDGETLVSVEPKLIPRSVNLQRIGPAPLAEILLQLADLPNVDLLAETQRQPWLEVRVRLDEPQPDLRHQVETALQGKAVRLVRIAAEYAGNRGADGSDDGSTLIELDQLTPQELFSRAWLDNYGSEVDEQTLKDFAELLQDVQLEGEQP; from the coding sequence TTGCGTCTGTTCCACACCTCCGACTGGCACCTTGGGCAAAACCTGCACGGCCAGGAGCGCGATTTCGAGCACGCGTGTTTTCTCGAATGGCTGCTGCGTCAGTTGCAACTGGCGCAGCCGGATGTGCTGCTGATCGCCGGGGACATCTTCGATACGGTCAATCCGCCGGTCAAAGCTCAGGAACGCCTTTACGACTTCATCGTCAGCGCTCACGAACAGCAGCCGCTGCTGACCATCGTGATGATCGCCGGCAACCATGATTCCGGCTCGCGGATCGAATTGCCGGCGCCTCTGATGCGGCGTTTGCGCACCCACGCGTTGGGCCGGGTGCTGTGGCTGGATGACGGCCAGCTCGATGCCGAGCGCCTGTTGCTGCCGCTGCCGAATGCGCAGGGCGAAATCGCCGCGTGGTGTCTGGCGCTACCGTTTCTGCGTCCGGCGGAAGTTACTGGTGCGCATCTGGGCGACAACTATTTGCGCGGCATCGGTCAGGTGCATGAGTGGCTGATCGCGGCGGCGAATGCCAAGCGTCAGCCCGGGCAGGCGTTGATCGCTATCAGCCACGCGCACATGGCCGGCGGTTCGGTATCGGAGGATTCCGAGCGCAGCCTGATCATCGGCAATGCCGAAGCGCTGCCCGCCAGCCTGTTCGGCGAAAGCATCAGTTACGTCGCCCTCGGCCATTTGCACAAGCCGCAGAAGGTCAACGGCGAGGAGCGCATCCGCTACAGCGGCTCGCCGATTCCGCTGTCGTTCTCGGAGATCGGTTATCAGCATCAGATTCTCGATGTCGTCCTCGACGGTGAAACTCTGGTCAGCGTCGAGCCGAAACTGATTCCGCGCTCGGTCAATCTGCAGCGCATCGGCCCGGCGCCGCTGGCCGAGATTCTGCTGCAACTGGCTGACCTGCCGAACGTCGATCTGCTCGCCGAAACCCAGCGCCAGCCATGGCTCGAAGTCCGTGTACGCCTGGATGAGCCGCAGCCGGATCTGCGCCATCAAGTGGAGACCGCACTGCAAGGCAAGGCCGTACGTCTGGTGCGCATCGCCGCTGAATACGCCGGCAATCGTGGCGCCGATGGCAGCGATGACGGCAGCACGCTGATCGAACTCGACCAGCTCACCCCGCAGGAATTGTTCAGCCGCGCCTGGCTCGACAACTACGGCAGCGAGGTCGATGAGCAGACGCTCAAGGACTTCGCCGAGTTGCTGCAAGACGTGCAACTGGAGGGCGAGCAGCCATGA
- the araD1 gene encoding AraD1 family protein: MHLVQFELSNGERRVGVVDNGQVREVQDARSVRDLALAAIEAGGSLEQQVQTLGLGASHDYAQLLKDLRILPPLDHPDPAHMLVSGTGLTHLGSASARDKMHQQAGDEAAMTDTMRIFKWGVEGGKPAAGQAGVQPEWFYKGDGSIVVRPGQPFPLPPFAEDAGEEPEMAGLYIIGNDGKPYRLGFAVGNEFSDHVMERKNYLYLAHSKLRSCSYGPELRTGELPQHLAGTSRILRDGEVLWQNEFLSGEANMCHSLANLEYHHFKYSQFLRPGDVHIHFFGTATLSFADGIRTQPGDKFEISQADFGAPLVNGIAPVQAAFEPDSIGTL; the protein is encoded by the coding sequence ATGCATCTGGTTCAATTCGAATTATCCAACGGCGAGCGTCGGGTCGGCGTGGTCGACAACGGTCAGGTCCGCGAAGTCCAGGACGCGCGCAGTGTCCGTGATCTGGCCCTGGCCGCGATCGAGGCCGGTGGTTCCCTGGAGCAGCAAGTGCAGACCCTCGGCCTCGGCGCCAGCCATGACTACGCGCAGTTGCTCAAAGACCTGCGCATCCTGCCGCCACTGGATCACCCGGACCCGGCGCACATGCTGGTCAGCGGTACCGGCCTGACTCACCTGGGCAGCGCTTCGGCCCGCGACAAGATGCACCAGCAGGCCGGCGACGAAGCGGCGATGACCGACACCATGCGCATTTTCAAATGGGGCGTGGAGGGCGGCAAACCGGCGGCGGGGCAGGCCGGTGTGCAACCGGAGTGGTTCTACAAGGGCGACGGCAGCATCGTCGTGCGTCCGGGGCAGCCGTTTCCGCTGCCGCCGTTTGCCGAAGACGCCGGTGAAGAGCCGGAGATGGCCGGCCTGTACATCATCGGCAACGACGGCAAGCCGTATCGCCTCGGTTTTGCGGTGGGCAACGAGTTCTCCGACCACGTCATGGAACGCAAGAATTACCTCTACCTCGCACACTCGAAATTGCGCAGTTGCAGTTATGGCCCGGAACTTCGCACCGGTGAATTGCCTCAACACCTTGCCGGCACCAGCCGAATCCTGCGTGACGGCGAAGTGCTCTGGCAAAACGAGTTCCTCAGCGGCGAGGCCAACATGTGCCACAGCCTGGCGAACCTCGAATACCACCACTTCAAATACAGTCAGTTCCTGCGTCCGGGCGACGTGCACATTCACTTTTTCGGCACTGCGACTTTGTCCTTTGCCGACGGCATCCGTACCCAGCCGGGCGACAAGTTCGAGATCAGCCAAGCCGACTTCGGCGCGCCGCTGGTCAACGGTATCGCACCGGTCCAGGCGGCTTTTGAACCGGACAGCATCGGCACCCTTTAA
- a CDS encoding MFS transporter, which yields MSQELRLVRRITLKLIPFLILLYLIAYVDRSAVGFAKLHMGADIGIGDAAYGLGAGLFFIGYFLLEIPSNLMLERFGARRWFARIMITWGAITIGMAFVQGPHSFYVMRFLLGAAEAGFFPGVLYYITQWFPVRHRGKILGLFILSQPIAMMITGPVSGGLLGMDGILGLHGWQWLFIVIGTPAILLTWPVLRWLPDGPQQVKWMDQAEKDWLTGELKKDLQEYGQTRHGNPLHALKDKRVLLLALFYLPVTLSIYGLGLWLPTLIKQFGGSDLVTGFVSSVPYIFGIIGLLIIPRSSDRLNDRYGHLAVLYVLGALGLFLSAWLSMPVAQLAALCLVAFALFSCTAVFWTLPGRFFAGASAAAGIALINSVGNLGGYIGPFVIGALKEYTGNLASGLYFLSGVMVFGLILTGIVYRVLERKHVLPVDQFAASARGATRT from the coding sequence ATGAGCCAGGAACTGCGGCTTGTCCGGCGCATCACACTGAAACTGATTCCCTTCCTGATCCTGCTGTACCTGATCGCCTATGTGGATCGCTCCGCCGTCGGCTTCGCCAAGCTGCACATGGGCGCCGACATCGGCATCGGCGATGCGGCCTATGGCCTGGGCGCCGGGCTGTTCTTCATTGGTTACTTCCTTCTCGAGATTCCCAGCAACCTGATGCTCGAACGCTTCGGCGCGCGGCGCTGGTTTGCGCGGATCATGATCACCTGGGGCGCGATCACCATCGGCATGGCCTTCGTGCAAGGGCCGCACAGCTTCTACGTGATGCGCTTTCTGCTCGGCGCGGCCGAAGCGGGCTTCTTCCCCGGCGTGCTGTACTACATCACCCAGTGGTTCCCGGTGCGCCATCGCGGCAAGATCCTCGGCCTGTTCATCCTGTCGCAACCGATCGCCATGATGATTACCGGTCCCGTGTCCGGTGGTTTGCTGGGCATGGATGGCATCCTCGGTCTGCACGGCTGGCAGTGGCTGTTCATCGTCATCGGTACCCCGGCGATCCTGCTGACCTGGCCGGTGCTGCGCTGGCTGCCGGACGGTCCGCAGCAAGTGAAATGGATGGATCAGGCGGAAAAAGACTGGCTGACCGGCGAACTGAAAAAGGATCTGCAGGAGTACGGCCAGACCCGTCACGGCAATCCGCTGCACGCGCTGAAAGACAAACGCGTGTTGCTGCTGGCGCTGTTCTATCTGCCAGTGACCCTGAGCATTTATGGCCTCGGCCTGTGGCTGCCGACGCTGATCAAACAATTCGGCGGCAGCGATCTGGTCACCGGTTTCGTTTCTTCAGTGCCGTACATTTTCGGGATCATTGGCCTGCTGATCATTCCGCGCAGCTCCGACCGCTTGAATGATCGCTACGGCCACCTGGCGGTGCTCTATGTACTCGGTGCACTGGGCCTGTTCCTCAGCGCCTGGCTGTCGATGCCGGTCGCGCAACTGGCGGCGCTGTGTCTGGTGGCGTTTGCGCTGTTCTCGTGCACAGCCGTTTTCTGGACTCTGCCCGGGCGCTTCTTCGCCGGTGCCAGTGCTGCGGCTGGGATTGCCCTGATCAACTCGGTCGGCAACCTCGGCGGTTACATCGGGCCGTTCGTGATCGGCGCATTGAAGGAGTACACCGGCAATCTGGCTTCGGGGCTGTATTTCCTCTCGGGCGTGATGGTGTTCGGGCTGATTCTGACGGGCATCGTCTATCGCGTTCTGGAACGCAAGCATGTGCTGCCCGTCGACCAGTTCGCCGCGAGTGCCCGTGGTGCGACCCGAACCTGA
- a CDS encoding aldehyde dehydrogenase (NADP(+)), producing MTQILGHNYIGGQRSAAGSVKLHSVDASTGEALPNDFIQATAEEVDAAAKAAAAAYPTYRSLSAERRAQFLDAVADELDALGDDFVAVVCRETALPAGRIQGERGRTSGQMRLFAKVLRRGDFYGARIDLALPDRQPLPRPDLRQYRIGLGPVAVFGASNFPLAFSTAGGDTAAALAAGCPVVFKAHSGHMATAELVADAIIRAAEKTGMPAGVFNMIYGGGVGEWLVKHPAIQAVGFTGSLKGGRALCDMAAARPQPIPVFAEMSSINPVIVLPQALATRSETVARDLTASVVQGCGQFCTNPGLVIGIRSPQFSAFVQQVAAAIGDQPAQTMLNAGTLGSYGKGLEKLLAHSGIEHLAGNPQQGNQAQPQLFKADVSLLINGDEVLQEEVFGPTTVIVEVADQAQLSAALHGLHGQLTATIIGEQSDFEQFAELTPLLEQKVGRILLNGYPTGVEVCDSMVHGGPYPATSDARGTSVGTLAIDRFLRPVCFQNYPDSLLPEPLKNANPLRIQRLVDGKPSREAI from the coding sequence ATGACTCAGATTCTCGGTCACAACTACATCGGCGGTCAGCGCAGCGCCGCCGGCAGCGTCAAACTGCACTCGGTCGACGCCAGCACTGGCGAGGCCCTGCCGAACGATTTCATTCAGGCCACGGCGGAAGAAGTCGACGCCGCTGCCAAAGCGGCCGCTGCGGCTTACCCGACGTATCGCAGCCTCAGCGCCGAACGCCGCGCGCAGTTCCTCGACGCCGTCGCCGATGAACTGGATGCTCTTGGCGATGATTTCGTCGCCGTGGTCTGCCGCGAAACCGCGCTGCCAGCCGGACGCATTCAGGGCGAGCGCGGTCGCACCAGCGGCCAGATGCGTTTGTTCGCCAAAGTCCTGCGTCGCGGTGACTTCTACGGCGCGCGCATCGATCTGGCATTGCCCGATCGTCAGCCGCTGCCCCGTCCGGACCTGCGCCAATACCGCATCGGCCTCGGCCCGGTCGCGGTGTTTGGCGCGAGCAACTTCCCGCTGGCGTTCTCCACCGCTGGCGGCGACACCGCAGCGGCACTGGCCGCCGGTTGCCCGGTGGTGTTCAAGGCCCACAGCGGCCACATGGCCACCGCTGAACTGGTCGCCGACGCGATCATTCGTGCAGCGGAAAAAACCGGCATGCCCGCCGGCGTGTTCAACATGATCTACGGTGGCGGCGTGGGCGAATGGCTGGTCAAGCATCCGGCGATTCAAGCGGTTGGCTTCACCGGTTCGCTGAAGGGCGGTCGCGCCTTGTGCGACATGGCCGCTGCACGTCCGCAACCGATCCCGGTGTTTGCCGAGATGTCGAGCATCAACCCGGTGATCGTGCTGCCACAGGCACTGGCCACGCGTTCGGAAACCGTTGCGCGTGACCTCACCGCTTCGGTGGTGCAGGGCTGTGGTCAGTTCTGTACCAACCCGGGTCTGGTCATCGGTATCCGCTCGCCGCAGTTCAGCGCGTTCGTCCAACAAGTCGCTGCTGCAATCGGCGATCAACCGGCGCAAACCATGCTCAATGCCGGCACCCTCGGCAGCTATGGCAAAGGCCTGGAAAAACTCCTGGCGCACAGCGGCATCGAGCATCTGGCCGGTAATCCGCAGCAGGGCAATCAGGCGCAGCCGCAATTGTTCAAAGCCGATGTCAGCCTGTTGATCAACGGTGACGAAGTGCTGCAGGAAGAAGTGTTCGGTCCGACCACGGTCATCGTTGAAGTGGCCGATCAGGCCCAACTCAGCGCGGCGCTGCATGGCCTGCACGGTCAACTGACCGCGACGATCATCGGCGAACAGTCCGACTTCGAGCAATTCGCCGAACTGACGCCGCTGCTGGAGCAGAAGGTCGGGCGCATCCTGCTCAACGGTTATCCGACCGGTGTCGAAGTGTGCGATTCGATGGTGCACGGCGGGCCATACCCGGCGACGTCCGATGCGCGCGGCACGTCGGTCGGCACGCTGGCGATCGATCGATTCCTGCGCCCGGTGTGCTTCCAGAACTACCCGGACAGCTTGCTGCCCGAGCCACTGAAAAACGCCAACCCGCTGCGTATCCAGCGCCTGGTGGATGGCAAGCCATCGCGTGAGGCGATCTAA
- a CDS encoding lactonase family protein — MKMRNFWPLLMAGSVGAMGLSSASAETLQLLVGSYTAGSSQGIYRMQFDSATGQIDAKPLQVVKTENPSWLTLSKDQKRLFVVNENGPGQTDPVGRVSSYAIDPKTHALSLINQVQSLGNEPTHSSLSADAKHLFVSNYSVMEDPGGTLAVLPVDGDGQLKPVVQMSGHPASRVNPERQASNHVHSTVSSPDGRYVFSNDLGADKVFIYQYDPKANPHLPLTPAKTASVALPAGSGPRHLLFSADGKHAWLTMEMSAQVAVFDYNDGVLTQTQLVDLAAGQPTSDKAGAALHASADGKFLYVSNRGTANQLVVFSIDPASGQLKELQKRSVEGDHPREFALDPSGKFVLIANQKSNQIVVVERDAKTGLLGKTVQKLPIDAPSDLKFIVRQ; from the coding sequence ATGAAAATGCGTAATTTCTGGCCCCTGCTGATGGCCGGCAGCGTCGGCGCGATGGGCCTGTCCAGCGCCAGCGCCGAGACCTTGCAGTTGCTGGTCGGCTCTTACACCGCCGGTTCCAGCCAGGGCATCTACCGCATGCAGTTCGACAGCGCCACCGGCCAGATCGATGCCAAGCCGCTGCAAGTGGTCAAGACTGAAAACCCATCGTGGCTGACACTCTCGAAAGACCAGAAACGCCTGTTCGTGGTCAACGAAAACGGCCCCGGCCAGACCGATCCGGTCGGTCGTGTCAGCAGCTATGCCATCGACCCGAAAACCCATGCGCTGAGCCTGATCAATCAAGTGCAGAGCCTGGGCAACGAGCCGACCCATTCCAGCCTCAGTGCTGATGCCAAGCATCTGTTCGTCAGCAACTACTCGGTGATGGAAGATCCGGGCGGCACCCTGGCGGTGTTGCCGGTCGATGGCGACGGTCAACTGAAACCGGTGGTGCAGATGAGCGGCCACCCGGCCAGTCGGGTCAACCCTGAGCGCCAGGCTTCCAACCACGTGCACTCGACCGTGTCTTCGCCGGACGGTCGCTACGTGTTCTCCAATGACTTGGGCGCGGACAAGGTTTTCATCTATCAATATGATCCGAAGGCCAACCCGCACCTGCCGCTGACTCCGGCGAAAACCGCTTCGGTAGCCTTGCCGGCCGGCAGTGGCCCGCGTCATCTGCTGTTCAGCGCCGACGGCAAACACGCCTGGCTGACCATGGAGATGAGCGCGCAGGTTGCAGTGTTCGATTACAACGATGGCGTGCTGACCCAGACGCAACTCGTCGATCTCGCCGCGGGCCAGCCAACCTCGGACAAGGCGGGCGCGGCGCTGCATGCTTCAGCTGATGGCAAGTTTCTCTACGTGAGCAACCGTGGCACGGCCAATCAACTGGTGGTGTTCAGCATCGACCCGGCGAGCGGCCAGCTCAAAGAGCTGCAAAAACGCTCGGTCGAGGGTGATCACCCGCGCGAGTTTGCCCTCGATCCGAGCGGTAAATTCGTCCTGATCGCCAACCAGAAGAGCAACCAGATTGTCGTCGTCGAACGTGATGCCAAGACCGGTCTGCTCGGCAAAACCGTGCAAAAACTGCCGATCGACGCGCCAAGCGATCTGAAATTTATAGTGCGACAATAA